One Triticum dicoccoides isolate Atlit2015 ecotype Zavitan chromosome 5B, WEW_v2.0, whole genome shotgun sequence genomic window carries:
- the LOC119307829 gene encoding CTP synthase-like isoform X1: MAAAAEEEGRAPTKYVLITGGVVSGLGKGVTASSVGVVLKSCGLRVTCIKIDPYLNTDAGTMSPFEHGEVFVLDDGGEVDLDLGNYERFLDVTLTRENNITTGKIYQSVIEKERKGDYLGKTVQVVPHVTDEIKQWIQSVSSVPVDGQTRPADVCVIELGGTVGDIESMPFIEALRQLSFSLGKDNFCLIHVSLVPVLGVVGEQKTKPTQHSVRELRALGLTPDLLACRSAQPLIGSAKEKLSQFCHVPVENILNIHDVPNIWHVPLILRNQKAHEAIIKQLNLSRSAGPPELRDWTLMAESYDNLSTSVKIALVGKYTNLSDSYLSVVKALLHASVACSQKPSIQWVSASDLEDAAAASAPDAHAKAWETLKGSSCILIPGGFGDRGISGMILAAKYARENKVPYLGICLGMQISVIEMSRHVLGLGNADSEEFNTDTSGRVVMYMPEVSKTHMGNTMRLGCRRTFFRKPDCLTSKLYGNPPHVDERHRHRYEVNPSFVPMLENAGLQFVGCDESGNRMEIVELQDHPFYIGVQFHPEFKSRPRKPSPPFTGLILAATEHMRTLTNVSNGDAGASE; this comes from the exons atggcggcggcggcggaggaggaggggcgTGCGCCGACCAAGTACGTGCTGATTACCGGCGGCGTCGTCAGCGGCCTCGGCAAGGGCGTCACTGCCAGCAGCGTCGGCGTCGTCCTCAAGTCCTGCGGCCTGCGCGTCACCTGCATCAAGATCG ACCCATACTTAAACACAGATGCTGGTACTATGTCTCCTTTTGAGCATGGTGAGGTGTTTGTgcttgatgatggtggagag GTGGACCTGGATTTAGGGAATTACGAGCGTTTCTTGGATGTTACTCTTACGAGGGAAAATAACATTACCACTGGGAAGATATATCAG TCTGTCATTGAGAAGGAGAGGAAGGGTGACTATCTTGGAAAGACGGTCCAG GTTGTTCCTCATGTAACTGATGAAATAAAACAATGGATACAATCAGTATCCTCTGTTCCTGTGGATGGGCAGACTCGTCCAGCTGATGTTTGTGTTATCGAATTGGGCGGCACTGTAG GTGATATTGAATCAATGCCATTCATTGAAGCTCTACGTCAGTTGTCATTTTCTCTTG GTAAGGACAATTTTTGCCTCATACATGTGAGCCTTGTTCCAGTATTGGGTGTAGTTGGTGAGCAA AAAACTAAGCCAACACAACACAGTGTACGAGAACTAAGGGCCTTGGGTCTTACTCCTGATCTTCTAGCATGCCGATCAGCACAG CCACTAATAGGATCCGCGAAGGAGAAGCTTTCACAATTTTGTCATGTACCG GTTGAGAACATACTTAACATCCATGACGTCCCAAATATATGGCATGTTCCCCTTATTCTTAGA AACCAAAAGGCTCATGAGGCTATAATCAAACAACTAAACCTTTCCAG GTCTGCTGGCCCCCCTGAATTACGAGATTGGACGCTGATGGCCGAGTCATATGATAACCTCAGTACCTCT GTTAAAATTGCTTTGGTTGGGAAGTACACTAATCTGTCAGATTCTTACTTATCAGTGGTGAAG GCTCTCCTACATGCCAGTGTTGCATGTTCACAGAAACCTTCTATCCAGTGGGTTTCAGCTTCAGATCTCGAAGATGCAGCTGCTGCAAGT GCACCAGATGCTCATGCTAAAGCTTGGGAAACTCTTAAG GGTTCCTCGTGCATTTTGATACCTGGAGGATTCGGAGATCGTGGAATATCTGGGATGATATTGGCTGCAAAATATGCTCGTGAGAATAAAGTACCATATCTTGGCATATGCTTGGGAATGCAGATATCGGTGATTGAGATGTCCAGACAT GTTTTGGGCCTGGGAAATGCAGACAGTGAAGAGTTCAACACAGACACATCAGGTCGTGTTGTTATGTACATGCCTGAG GTATCAAAAACACACATGGGAAACACGATGAGGTTGGGTTGCCGTCGAACGTTCTTCCGTAAACCAGATTGTCTGACATCGAAACT GTATGGAAATCCTCCACATGTAGATGAGCGCCATCGTCACAGATATGAG GTCAATCCTAGCTTTGTTCCAATGCTTGAGAATGCAGGACTTCAGTTTGTTGGTTGTGATGAAAGTGGAAATAGGATGGAG attgtagagctACAAGATCACCCATTTTACATAGGTGTTCAGTTCCATCCAGAATTCAAGTCGAGGCCTCGAAAACCCTCGCCTCCATTTACAG GTCTGATACTGGCAGCGACTGAACACATGCGAACACTTACAAATGTCTCCAATGGTGACGCTGGAGCTTCTGAGTAG
- the LOC119307829 gene encoding CTP synthase-like isoform X2, translating into MAAAAEEEGRAPTKYVLITGGVVSGLGKGVTASSVGVVLKSCGLRVTCIKIDPYLNTDAGTMSPFEHGEVFVLDDGGEVDLDLGNYERFLDVTLTRENNITTGKIYQSVIEKERKGDYLGKTVQVVPHVTDEIKQWIQSVSSVPVDGQTRPADVCVIELGGTVGDIESMPFIEALRQLSFSLGKDNFCLIHVSLVPVLGVVGEQKTKPTQHSVRELRALGLTPDLLACRSAQPLIGSAKEKLSQFCHVPVENILNIHDVPNIWHVPLILRNQKAHEAIIKQLNLSRSAGPPELRDWTLMAESYDNLSTSVKIALVGKYTNLSDSYLSVVKALLHASVACSQKPSIQWVSASDLEDAAAASAPDAHAKAWETLKGSSCILIPGGFGDRGISGMILAAKYARENKVPYLGICLGMQISVIEMSRHVLGLGNADSEEFNTDTSGRVVMYMPEVSKTHMGNTMRLGCRRTFFRKPDCLTSKLYGNPPHVDERHRHRYEVNPSFVPMLENAGLQFVGCDESGNRMEIVELQDHPFYIGVQFHPEFKSRPRKPSPPFTGTVFSNLIILERFPEIPMAIRFMSGTIVLLLQMDIAQCVCSSSICLSSKQFASCSHVPEMYLS; encoded by the exons atggcggcggcggcggaggaggaggggcgTGCGCCGACCAAGTACGTGCTGATTACCGGCGGCGTCGTCAGCGGCCTCGGCAAGGGCGTCACTGCCAGCAGCGTCGGCGTCGTCCTCAAGTCCTGCGGCCTGCGCGTCACCTGCATCAAGATCG ACCCATACTTAAACACAGATGCTGGTACTATGTCTCCTTTTGAGCATGGTGAGGTGTTTGTgcttgatgatggtggagag GTGGACCTGGATTTAGGGAATTACGAGCGTTTCTTGGATGTTACTCTTACGAGGGAAAATAACATTACCACTGGGAAGATATATCAG TCTGTCATTGAGAAGGAGAGGAAGGGTGACTATCTTGGAAAGACGGTCCAG GTTGTTCCTCATGTAACTGATGAAATAAAACAATGGATACAATCAGTATCCTCTGTTCCTGTGGATGGGCAGACTCGTCCAGCTGATGTTTGTGTTATCGAATTGGGCGGCACTGTAG GTGATATTGAATCAATGCCATTCATTGAAGCTCTACGTCAGTTGTCATTTTCTCTTG GTAAGGACAATTTTTGCCTCATACATGTGAGCCTTGTTCCAGTATTGGGTGTAGTTGGTGAGCAA AAAACTAAGCCAACACAACACAGTGTACGAGAACTAAGGGCCTTGGGTCTTACTCCTGATCTTCTAGCATGCCGATCAGCACAG CCACTAATAGGATCCGCGAAGGAGAAGCTTTCACAATTTTGTCATGTACCG GTTGAGAACATACTTAACATCCATGACGTCCCAAATATATGGCATGTTCCCCTTATTCTTAGA AACCAAAAGGCTCATGAGGCTATAATCAAACAACTAAACCTTTCCAG GTCTGCTGGCCCCCCTGAATTACGAGATTGGACGCTGATGGCCGAGTCATATGATAACCTCAGTACCTCT GTTAAAATTGCTTTGGTTGGGAAGTACACTAATCTGTCAGATTCTTACTTATCAGTGGTGAAG GCTCTCCTACATGCCAGTGTTGCATGTTCACAGAAACCTTCTATCCAGTGGGTTTCAGCTTCAGATCTCGAAGATGCAGCTGCTGCAAGT GCACCAGATGCTCATGCTAAAGCTTGGGAAACTCTTAAG GGTTCCTCGTGCATTTTGATACCTGGAGGATTCGGAGATCGTGGAATATCTGGGATGATATTGGCTGCAAAATATGCTCGTGAGAATAAAGTACCATATCTTGGCATATGCTTGGGAATGCAGATATCGGTGATTGAGATGTCCAGACAT GTTTTGGGCCTGGGAAATGCAGACAGTGAAGAGTTCAACACAGACACATCAGGTCGTGTTGTTATGTACATGCCTGAG GTATCAAAAACACACATGGGAAACACGATGAGGTTGGGTTGCCGTCGAACGTTCTTCCGTAAACCAGATTGTCTGACATCGAAACT GTATGGAAATCCTCCACATGTAGATGAGCGCCATCGTCACAGATATGAG GTCAATCCTAGCTTTGTTCCAATGCTTGAGAATGCAGGACTTCAGTTTGTTGGTTGTGATGAAAGTGGAAATAGGATGGAG attgtagagctACAAGATCACCCATTTTACATAGGTGTTCAGTTCCATCCAGAATTCAAGTCGAGGCCTCGAAAACCCTCGCCTCCATTTACAG GTACTGTGTTCTCAAACTTGATTATCCTCGAACGTTTTCCTGAGATACCTATGGCCATCCGTTTTATGAGTGGAACTATTGTGTTATTGCTCCAGATGGATATCGCCCAATGTGTGTGCAGTTCAAGTATCTGCTTGTCGTCGAAGCAGTTTGCATCATGTAGTCATGTACCAGAAATGTACCTAAGCTGA